Genomic segment of Ewingella sp. CoE-038-23:
CCGTCAGTTCGCCACGGGAGAACTGGACGCCGCTCAATATCCACCAGACTCACAATCTCGATGAGAAAAAACGCATCGCTCAGGCGGCAGCGCAGCTCTGCGAACCGGGTGAAAGTGTAGTGATCAACTGTGGCTCGACGGCATTTCTGCTGGGCCGCGAAATGTGTGGCAAAGATATTCAGGTGATCACCAACTATCTGCCGCTGGCTAACTACCTGATTGAGCAAGAGCACGAAAGCGTGGTCATCATGGGTGGGCAGTACAACAAGAGTCAGTCCATCACCCTCGCGCCACAAGATGGCGATGCGAGCCTGTATGCCGGGCACTGGATGTTCACCAGCGGCGCGGGCCTGACCACCGACGGCCTGTATAAAACCGACATGCTGACCGCCATGGCCGAACAGAAAATGCTCAATTACGTCGGCAAGCTGGCAGTTCTGGTTGATAGCAGCAAAGTCGGCCAGCGCGCGGGAATGCTATTTAGCCGCACCGAGCAAATCGATGTGCTGATCACCGGCAAGGAGGCGGACGTTGAAATCCTTGAACAATTGCGTCAAAAAGGCGTGAGAGTGATTCTGGTTTAAGTCTTAACCCTGTGGTTTGTCTGGTCTTGGTGAGCAAATAATTAGGTAGAATATGCCGATAACTGATTATTGAGGCTCGCCAGAATGGAACAATTTGAATCGATCAGCGTTGAACAAGCGCACACCCGCCTGAAACAGGGCGACGCGGTCATGGTAGATATCCGCGACCCGCAAAGCTTTGGCGCGGCCCATGCTCCGGGGGCATTCCACCTCAGCAATGAAAGCATGCTGGCGTTTATGGAACGCGCCGACACCAAAACCCCAGTGATGGTGATGTGCTATCACGGCATTAGCAGCCGCGGCGCCGCGCAATACCTGCTGACTCAGGGTTTTGAATCGGTTTATAGCATCGACGGCGGTTTCGAAGCCTGGTCAAACACCTTCCCTCAGGATGTAGAAGCCTAATCTCCCCTGCTTCCCCATTCGGCTGAGTCGCCGGTCACCCCAAATATTCCCCCAGTTTAAGTCGCTGCCAATATGGCGGCGGCTTCTCTACATATAACGAACACGTGTGGCGCTGGGGATATATCGTTTGGTTTGGTCCTGAGTGCCAAATGTTCTTAAGCGAAAACAGCTACTGCTTATAAGTATTGATATAATTTATCCCTGATATTTACAGGATATGAAGATGAAACATCTGGAAAACACCCGCCAATTGGGCATGCGTACGCTTGCTGTGCACGCGGGTCAACAGCCTGACCCTTTAACTGGCGCGATCACTACGCCAATCACCGCGACCTCTTCTTTCTCTTACGATGACTTTGACAGCGGCGCGCGTCGCTTCAGCGGCGAAGAGCCGGGCTACTCTTATAGCCGTTTCGCTAACCCAACCGTGGCGGTTGTTGAGCAGAAAATGGCGGCACTGGAAGGCGGCGAAAGTGCCGTGGCCTGTGCCAGCGGCATGGCGGCCATCAGCGCCGTGCTGTTTGCCCTGCTGTCGCCGGGCGATGAGATCATCCACGTGGGTACGCTGTATGGCGGCACCGAGGGTGTGATCCGCAACCTGTTGCCGCGCTACGGCATCAAACCGATTTACGTGGCGGACACCAAAGATCTGCAAGCCGCCCTGACGCCGCAGACCAAAATGGTGTTTGTGGAAACCCCAGCCAACCCCGTTTTGGGTATTGCCGATATTGCAGAAATTGCCCGTATCGCCAAGCAGGCTGGTGCTGTCAGCGTGGTGGATAACACCTTCGCCACCCCTTACCTGACCCGTCCGTTAGATATGGGGATCGACATCTCCCTGCACTCCGCCACCAAATATATCAGCGGTCACGGCGACGCCACCGGCGGTATCGTGGTGGGTAGCAAAGCGCTGATCGACCCAATTCGCGTGCTGTGTCTGAAGCAGTTCGGCGGCTGTTTAAGCCCGTTCGAAGCCGCTTTATTGATCCGTGGTTTGAAAACGCTGCCACTGCGCGTTGAAGCCAGCTCCGTCGGCGCGGCGCATATTGCCGAAGTACTGCATGCGCATCCGGCGGTGTCGCAGGTGTTCTATCCGGGGCTGAAAAGCCATCCGGGCCATGAGATTGCAGCGCGTCAGATGAAACTGTTCGGCGGCATCATGGCAATTGAACTGCGCGGCGGCCGTGAAGCAGCGCGCACCTTCCTCGACAAGCTGACGCTGATCACTCAGGCCGTTTCCGTCGGCGATACCGACTCTCTGGCATGTCACCCGGCAACCACTACGCACAGCGCGGTTTCGCCAGAAGTCCGCCGTCTGAGCGGCATCACTGACGGCTTGGTGCGCATCAGTATTGGCATCGAAGATGTGGAAGATCTGGTGGCAGACCTTGAGCAGGCGCTCGAAGGTCTGTAACAGGCTTTAGTCTTCTTTCAGGTTCGAAAAACGCTCGGCCAGCAGGTCGAGCAGTGCCCTGACGGAAGGCAAAAGTCCTCGTCGTGACGCGAAAACCGCATGAATAATTTCGCGTCGCGGCTGCCAACCCTGCAGCACCTGTATCAGCTCCCCTCGGGCAATCTGCTCCGTCAGCATCATGGTCGGCAACTGCACAATCCCTACGCCAGCCACCGCCGCAGCCCGCAATGCAGGCATACTGCGCGTCACTAAACGCGGCTGATGGCGAATCGCCGCCTGCTCGCCGTCCGGCCCATTCAACGTCCAAACGTGGTCGTTTTGCGGCACGCCCAAATCCAAGCTTGGCCAACCGATAAGATCAGCGGGAGTCAAGGGTAATCCCTGTTTTTCCAATAGCTTGGGGCTGGCCACTAAGCACTGCGCACGGTCCGCCAATACGCGCATCACCAGATCACTGTCTTCCAGCGGCGGCGGCCGAACTCGGATCGCTACGTCAATGCCTTCACCCACCACGTCAACTCGCCGATTGGTAGCTTCCAAATGCACATCCACCAGCGGATATTCGACCATAAATTCTGCCAGCATCTCCGCCACTCGCGCTTCTAGAAGCGCCACGGGGCAGGTGACTCGCACCACGCCGCGCGGTTCGGCGTAGCGCAGTGCAATAGCTTCGTCCGCCGCCTCGGCCTCAATCAGCATTGCGCGGCAGTGCTGGTAATAAACCTGCCCCACCTCGGTCACGGTAAAGCGCCGCGTGGAGCGCTGAATGAGCCGCGTCCCCAGCCTCTCCTCTAGTAGCGCAATGCGGCGGCTGAGCTTGGATTTCGGCATACCCAAGGCGCGCCCGGCCGGCGAGAAACCTCGATGATTCACCACTTCGACAAAATAATAGAGATCGTTCAAATCGCGCATCGCGCTCTCCATATCGTTCTATTAATAGAACACTGCGGACAATTTTAGCATCTACCGGACCAATCGTTGCAGATCTATCATCTTTCCATCAGCCAAGGCAACGTCGTTTTGGCCCCCTTTTTTGACTGGAGATGATGATGAAGAAAATCCTCGGCACGTATAGCGCACCGCGCCAGCACTGGGTTGGCGATGGCTTCCCGGTCCGTTCAATGTTCAGTTACGGCAGTCACGGCAAGCACGTCAGTCCGTTCCTGCTGCTCGACTACGCGGGTCCGGCGCAGTTCGCCCCAAATGATGGCCAGCCGCGCGGCGTCGGGCAGCACCCGCACCGTGGCTTTGAGACGGTCACCATCGTCTATCAGGGTGAAGTGCAGCATCGCGACTCCACCGGCGCGGGCGGCGTTATCGGCCCTGGCGACGTACAGTGGATGACCGCCGGTTCGGGCATTTTGCACGAAGAGTTCCATTCCGAGGCCTTCTCCCGCCAGGGCGGTGGGCTGGAAATGGTGCAGCTGTGGGTCAATTTGCCCGCCAAAGACAAAATGACCCAGCCCGGCTACCAGACGCTGACCGACAAACACATTCCGGCGGTTAATTTGCCGGATAACGCCGGGTATCTGCGGGTGATTGCCGGGGAATTCGACGGCCAACGCGGCCCGGCGCATACCTTTTCGCCGCTGGACGTATGGGACGTGCGGATGACGCAAAACGGTAAGGCGCGTTTCGATATTCCAGCAGGCAGAACCCTAATGCTGGTGATGCTGCACGGCACCTTGCTCATCAACGGCAATGACGTGGTACGCGAAGCGCAGTTGGTGCAGTTCGACCCGCAGGGCAGCAGCATTGAGCTGGAAGCCAATACCGACGCGGTGTTCTTGCTGCTCAGCGGCGAGCCAATTGATGAGCCAATCGTGGGGCACGGGCCTTTCGTGATGAACACGCAGGAGGAGATCAGAGAAGCCATCGACGATTTCAACAGTGGCCGATTTGGTCAGATGCATTCCTAACCTGATGAGTGGCGCTGGCAGCTTAACGCTGGCGCCCCTTCGCGGGTTGGCTTAACGCCTTCGGGCATTTTAACCTTAAAGGAGTTCCCCATGACTGTAGCTTACAAGCGTTTGAACAAAGATGATGTCGCCGTGCTGTTGGTCGATCACCAAACCGGCCTGCTCTCTCTGGTGCGCGATATCGACCCGGATAAATTCAAAAATAACGTGCTGGCCTTGGCCGATATCGCCAGCTACTTCAAGCTGCCGACCATCTTAACCACCAGTTTTGAAGAGGGTCCAAACGGCCCGCTGGTGCCTGAGCTGAAAAGCCAGTTCCCAGATGCGCCCTATATCGCACGCCCTGGGCAGATTAATGCGTGGGATAACGAAGATTTCGTCAAAGCCATCAAAGCCACGGGCAAGAAACAGCTGCTGATCGCCGGCGTAGTCACCGAAGTGTGCGTGGCCTTCCCGGCGCTGTCCGCCATTGAGGAAGGCTTCGAGGTCTTCGTGGTCACCGATGCTTCCGGCACTTTCAATGAAATGACTCGCCATTCGGCATGGGATCGCATGTCCAATGCGGGCGCACAGCTGATGACCTGGTTCGGCGTGGCCTGTGAGCTACACCGCGACTGGCGTAACGATGTGGAAGGGCTGGGCGCGCTGTTCTCCAACCACATTCCTGATTATCGCAACCTGATGACCAGCTACAGCAAACTGACTCAAAACAGCTGATTTTGCGACTTATCAACTTTCCCGCAGGGACGCGGGAATTTTCTTCACTCTGTTATCCCTCCTGCATAATTTGATTTTTCGACAACAACCTTGTCCGCTGACGTTATAATCGACTCTCTAAACGCTGGCAGAAAAGGTTTACCCTACAAATGTCTTTTAAAAATCAAACTACTACAGGACCAGCTGAATAATATGGTGCGCATTCTCAGCCTGAACAACCCCCGCCTGGCGCTGGCCTTTGTCGATTACATGGCAACTCAAGGGATAAAACTGCAGGTCAAAAATGAAAGTCAGGAAGTGCAGATCTGGCTGGAAGATGAAGCCCGGCTACCGGAAGTCGAGCAGCAATTAGCCCTCTTTCTAGAAGACCCGCTGCATCCGCGCTATCAGGCGGCCAGCTGGCAGACCGGCAACACCGGCGCTAACCTCAGCTATCAGCATTACTCCTACTGGCAGCGCATTCGCAGTCAGGCAGGCCCGCTGACCATGGTGATGATATTCTTGTGCATCGCGGTCTATATTCTGCAACAGATTTATGGCGACGAAAATGTCATGCGCACGCTGGCATGGCCGATGGACAGCAGCCAATATCTCGAGATTTGGCGCTGGTTCAGCCCGGCGCTGCTGCACTTCTCCCTGCTGCATATTCTGTTTAACCTGCTGTGGTGGTGGTACCTCGGCGGCCCGGTGGAAAAGCGTCTGGGCACTGGCAAACTGTTCACTATTACCCTGGTTTCGGCACTGGTCAGCGGCTGGGGACAGTCACTTTTCAGCGGGATCTGGTTTGGCGGCTTATCCGGCGTAGTATATGCCCTGATGGGGTATGTCTGGCTGACCGGCGAGTTAAAACCGGAACGCGGTATTTCTCTGCCACGCGGACTAATGGTATTTTCCATTGCCTGGTTGGTGCTGGGCTATTTCAACGTGATGGGGCTGGCTATCGCCAATGCCGCGCACGTTTTCGGTCTGGTGCTTGGCCTGCTCATGGCCTTTGTTGACACCCGTACGTCACATAAAAAACAGAATTAGGGGATTTCGGTGAAACAGACACAACGCCATGATGCCATTATTGAACTGGTGCGCCAGCAGGGTTATGTGAGTACGGAAGAGCTGGTTGAGCACTTTGCCGTCAGCCCGCAGACCATTCGCCGCGACCTGAATGACCTCGCCGAGCAGAACAAAATTCATCGCCACCACGGCGGTGCTGCCCTGCCTTCCAGCTCGGTGAATGCCGCCTATCACGACCGTAAAATCATGTGGTCGGAAGAGAAAGCGCGCATCGCCCAGCGCGTCGCGGCGCAAATCCCCGACGGCGCGACGCTGTTTATTGATATCGGCACCACGCCGGAAGCCGTGGCCCACGCGCTGTTGAATCACAAAAACCTGCGCGTAGTGACCAACAACCTCAACGTTGCCACCCTGCTCACCGCCAAAGAGGATTTTCGTTTGATCCTCGCCGGTGGCGAAGTGCGCACCCGCGATGGCGGCATTATGGGCGAAGCGACGCTGGACTTTATCTCCCAGTTTCGTCTCGACTACGGCATTTTGGGCATCAGCGGCATCGACATGGATGGCTCACTGCTGGAGTTCGACTATCACGAAGTGCGCACCAAGCGCGCCATCATTGAGAATTCGCGCTGCGTAATGCTAGTGACCGACCACTCGAAATTTGGCCGTAACGCCATGGTAAACCTCGGCAACATGAGTCTGATTGACTATATGTTTACCGATCAGAAGCCGCCAGAAAGCGTGATGAAGCTGATTGAGAAGTACGACGTCCAGCTCGAACTCTGCTAAATCCGCCCTATCCGGACGTGCGCCCTGCGCGTCCGGCTCCCCGTTCCCCCTTCTTTATCGTCTTAAACGAGCAATTACGAAAAGCACCGCGCGAATTCCTGCCATCTTTGTCTATTCTTTAATCTGATTGCGCTAAATCGCCAAAATTATGTTACCTGCATCACGCCTAAATGTTTTTATTTGGTTAACGCTTGGCTTGTTTGCTGTTTCTCGATTACAATCATGAGCGAAAACGAACATAAAAGAGCTATTACGAACATCTGGAGGAAGATGACGTGGAAACCAAAGACTTGATCGTAATCGGTGGCGGTATCAATGGTACTGGCATCGCTACGGATGCGGCTGGCCGCGGGCTGTCCGTTCTGCTGCTGGAAGCGCAAGACTTGGCCTGCGCAACCTCTTCAGCTAGCTCAAAACTGATTCACGGTGGCCTGCGCTACCTCGAACATTATGAATTCCGCCTGGTCAGTGAAGCACTGGCCGAGCGCGAAGTGCTGCTGCGCCTTGCGCCACACATTGCATTCCCAATGCGCTTCCGCCTGCCACACCAGCCTCACCTGCGCCCGGCCTGGATGATCCGCATCGGCCTGTTTATGTACGACCATTTGGGCAAACGTACCAGCCTGCCGTCCAGTAAAGGGCTGAAGTTTGGCGCGGATTCCGTGCTCAAGCCGGAGCTAACCAAAGGTTTCGAATACTCTGACTGCTGGGTTGATGATGCGCGTTTAGTCGTACTTAACGCTCAGGAAGTGGAAGAACGCGGCGGCGAAGTTCGTACTCGCACCCGAGTTACTCGCGCATGGCGCGAAGACGGCATGTGGATGGTGGAAGCCGAAGAAGTCGATACCGGCAAAACCTTCACCTGGCGCGCCAAAGGTCTGGTCAACGCGACTGGCCCTTGGGTGAAACACTTCTTCGACGACGGCCTGAAACTGAAATCGCCATACGGCATCCGCCTGATCAAAGGTAGCCATATCGTGGTGCCACGTGCGCACAATCAGCCGCAGGCCTATATTCTGCAAAACGAAGACCACCGTATTGTGTTCGTTATTCCATGGCTGGACGAGTTCTCGATCATCGGCACCACCGACGTGGAGTACCACGGCGATCCGAAAGACGTGCAGATCGACGAGAAAGAGACCAGCTATCTGCTGAAAGTGTATAACGACCACTTTAAGAAACAGCTGACCACCGAAGATATCGTCTGGAGCTACTCCGGCGTTCGCCCGCTGTGCGACGACGAATCAGATTCTCCACAGGCCGTGACTCGCGATTACACGTTGGACGTTCACGACCAAAACGGCAAAGCCCCGCTGCTGTCGGTGTTTGGCGGCAAACTCACCACTTACCGTAAGCTGGCTGAGCACGCGATGGAGAAACTGGGTAAATACTATCCGAAAGCAGGCCCGGCGTGGACCAAAAACGCCGTGCTGCCGGGTGGTAAACTCGGCGGTGACCGTGAAACTTACGCCGCCAATTTGCGTAACCGTTTCAAATGGTTGCCTGAATCACTGGCCCGCCGCTATACCCACACTTACGGCAGTCAGACCGAGTTGTTTATCGCCGACGCTACCAGCCTTGAATCACTGGGCGAAGATTTCGGTCACGGTCTGTACGAAGCCGAGCTGCGCTATCTGGTTGAGAAAGAGTGGGTTTGCGAACTCGACGACGCCATCTGGCGCCGTACCAAGCTCGGCATGTGGCTGGACAAAGCCCAACAGGCGCGCGTCGCCGAGTGGCTGGCAGCCAATAAGCAGCAGAAGAAAGACATCTCGCTTGCCTCCTAATCACTGGGGCTAGCAAGCAAAAAGGCATCCAGATGGATGCCTTTTTTATCTCTGAGACAACAGCTAACTCGCCCGCTGGCTACGTTTCTCTCTTCTACGATCAACATGTGCTTCCCACCATTCGGGTTTATGGGTTGGTTGAATCTTACAGATATCCGCAATAGCGACAACGATGTTGCTAGACTGAACACCATCAACATGTTCCGATAATGATGCAGATACCTTCTGATGCATTGGATCAAGAATAAAATCCACGCCTTTGATTCGAGCATGCTTTGCAGCAGGAACAAAATCAGCATCTCCTGCAAGCAGGATAATGACATCCACCAGTTTTTCATGGGCCAAAATAGTGATATCCATCCCTAACTTTATATCGACGGCTTTTTGCTTATATTCATAATAGAAATCATCGTTGGTGAGTTCATTCCAACTTACTTCATTATTGATAAGTTGCTTCAACCTTCTTTCTTTTACCTGCCACTGGCCCGTTGTAGATAACACTCCCATTCTTAAAGCAGTTTTGCGATTAAGCCTTAATTCTTCATGTAATTCATTGCGTAAAACATTTGGAGCATGGGCTTTAAAGTTTTTCGTAGAAGGTGTTTTATGGCCTTCAAGAGGAAGTGGAAATTTAATCTGCTTATCAAGAGGTGGGCAGTCATAATAATAGATACGATAAAGCGCGAGAGGCTCTAGCTCGGCATGTCTGCCGTGTGGGGAGTCCAAGTGAAATCTAACGATACGCCAAATGATTTTTACTAGCTGTGCCGCATCGATTGTCATTCCAGAAAAATGCTTTCTCAAAAAATAATCTATGCGGCGAATAAAATACCCGCCGTCGATCATAACTGCCGTTTTTTTCATTCTTATCAGTTCCTTTGATATGAAAAAGCCCAGAACCGTTGAGTAGATCCTAACTATTATCTACGAACAGTGCTGGGCTGCTGTGTGAAAATTAAGCTTTTATTCAGAGGCCGTCAATACAATTTAATCTTAATTTAATGGCTTTTAGATAAGCCTCGAAATAATAAAAGACACATTTTCATGTGCCTTTTATTCATCCAGCTAAGTTGTTCCGATAATTACCAATTACCTCATCACAACTTAATCGGCTTAATGTTCCAGATCTCATCCGCGTATTCTTGGATGGTGCGGTCGGAGGAAAAATAGCCCATGTTGGCGATGTTCAGCAGGGTGCGGCGGGTCCACTCTTCGGGCTGTTTGTAGAGTTCATCCACTTTATCTTGGGTATCGACATAGCTGCGATAGTCCGCCAATACCTGATAATGGTCGCCAAGGTTAACCAGCGTGTCGAACAGATTGCTGTAGCGTTTTGGCTCATTAGGGCTGAAGACGCCGGTGGCAATCTGAGTTAGCACCTGATGCAACTCAGCGTCCTGCTCATAGTAGCTGTGCGGGTTGTAGCCGTCGCGGCGCAGCTGCTCGACCTGCGGGGTAGTGTTGCCGAAGATAAAGATATTCTCTTCGCCGACGTGCTCCAGCATTTCGACATTGGCGCCATCCAGCGTGCCGATGGTTAGCGCGCCGTTGAGCGCAAACTTCATATTACTGGTGCCGGACGCCTCGGTGCCCGCCAGCGAGATCTGTTCAGAGAGATCCGCCGCCGGAATGATGATCTGTGCCAAACTCACGCTGTAGTTCGGAATGAACACTACTTTGAGTTTGTCGCGCACGCGGGGATCTTCATTGATCACCGCGGCTACGTCGTTGATCAGGCGAATAATTTGCTTGGCCGCGTAGTACGCAGAGGCCGCTTTCCCGGCAAAAATCACCGTGCGCGGCACCCAGCCAGCATCGGGATCTTCGATAATCCGGTTATAACGGGTGATGACGTGCAGCACGTTCATCAGCTGGCGTTTGTACTCGTGAATGCGCTTAATCTGCACGTCGAACAGGCTTTTCGGGTCCACCACCACGTCGAGCTTCTGAGCGATATACAGCGCCAGCCGCTTTTTGTTCTCCAGCTTGGCCTTGCGCAGCGCCTCGAGGAAGCTTGGGTAGTCGATATTCTGTTTCAGCTCTTCCAGCTGGCTGAGGTCCGTACGCCAGTTATGGCCGATGGCGTCATCCAGCACTTTCGACAGCGGCTTGTTGGCCAGCCCCAGCCAGCGGCGCGGGGTCACGCCATTGGTTTTATTGCAGAAACGGTCTGGATAGATGTGGGCGAAGTCGACAAACAGCGACTGCACCATCAACTCCGAGTGCAGCGCCGACACGCCGTTCACTTTATGGCTGGCAATCACCGCCAGCCACGCCATGCGTACACGGCGGCCGTTGCCTTCATCAATAATCGACACGCGGGAGAGAATGCCGCTGTCATCCGGCACTTTCACCGCCACCTCTTTGAGGAAGTGGTCGTTAATCTGGAAGATAATTTCCAGATGGCGCGGCAGGATTTTGCCAATCATATCCACCGGCCAGGTTTCCAACGCTTCGCTCATTAGGGTGTGGTTGGTGTAGGAGAAGACCTGCGTCACTGTCCCCCACGCCTGCTCCCACGTGAATTTATGCTCGTCAATCAGCAGACGCATTAGCTCAGGGATGGAGAGCACCGGGTGAGTGTCATTGAGGTGGATGGCGATTTTGTCCGCCAGATTCTCGTAAGTGTGGTGCGTGACGTAGTGGCGGTTGAGGATGTCCTGCACGGTAGCCGACACCAAAAAGTACTCTTGGCGCAGGCGCAGCTCGCGGCCCGAGTAGGTGGAGTCATCCGGGTAGAGCACCCGCGACACGTTTTCCGAGTGGTTTTTATCTTCCACCGCCGCAAAGTAGTCGCCCTGATTGAATTTGCCAAGGTTGATTTCGTTACTGGCCTGCGCACCCCACAGGCGCAGCGTGTTGGTAGCGTCGGTGTCGAAACCGGGGATAACCTGATCATAAGCCAGCGCAATAACTTCTTCGGTTTCTAGCCAGCGGGTTTTGCTGCCTTCATGCTGCAAACGCCCGCCGAAACGCACCTTGTAGCGGGTGCTGTGGCGCTGGAATTCCCACGGGTTGCCGTACTCCAGCCAATAGTCTGGGGACTCCATCTGCTGACCATTAATGATATTTTGCGCGAACATGCCGTATTCATAGCGAATGCCGTAGCCACGGCCCGGCAGCGCCAGCGTCGCCAGTGAATCAAGGAAACAGGCCGCCAAACGCCCCAACCCGCCATTGCCCAAGCCGGGGTCATTCTCTTCGCCGATCAGCTCCTCAAGGTCAAAGCCCATTTCATCCAGCGCCTGCTTGATGTCATCGTAGATGCCCATCGACAGCAGCGCGTTAGACAAGGTGCGGCCAATCAAAAACTCCATCGACAGATAATAAACCTGACGCACATCCTGCGACGTTTGCGCGCGGTTGGAGCGCAGCCAGCGTTCTACCATGCGGTCGCGCACGGCAAACAGCGTGGCGTTCAGCCAGTCGTGTTGGGTGGCGATAGAGGGGTCTTTGCCGATGATAAACATCAACTTATAGGCAATAGAGTGTTTCAGCGCTTCAACACTGACAGTAGGCGATGTGTAATTAAACGGTGAGGTCATAGCGTTGCGTTCCCAATCAAGTCATGCCGCTGCGCGGCCATTATGACAACAGGCGTTGATAAAGAGACAGATAGGCCTGAGCCGCTACCTGCCAGCCGAAGTCGATTCCCATGGCATGATGCTGCACGTGCCGCCAATGCTTTGGCCGGCTCCAGAGAACAAAGGCCCGACGAATAGCGTTACCCAATGACTTGCCGTTCGCCTCTTCGAAAACAAAACCGCTGGCGGTGCCGTCGGCCAGATTCTCCAGCGCGCAGTCCACCACGGTATCAGCCAGCCCGCCGGTGCGACGCACCAGCGGCAGCGTGCCGTACTTTAGGCCGTAGAGCTGAGTCAGGCCGCAAGGCTCGAAACGGCTCGGCACCATGATCACATCAGCGCCGCCAATAATGCGGTGCGAGAACGCTTCGTGATAACCCAGCTGAACGCCAACCTGCCCCGGATTGTCCGCCGCCGCCGCCAAAAATGCCTGCTGCAACACGGCATCGCCCGCGCCGAGCAGCGCCAATTGGCCGCCGCGTTCCAGCAGATCGGGCAGCGCTTCCAGCACCAGATCCAACCCTTTTTGACTGGTCAGGCGGCTGACCACGGCGAACACCAGCCGCGAGTCATCGACGTCCAGCCCCATCGCCCGCTGCAAATAGGCTTTGTTGATGGCTTTGGAGCGCAGGTCGTCGGCGTCGTAACGCGCAGACAGCAGCACATCATTGCGCGGCTGCCAGATAGCATCGTCTACGCCGTTGAGAATACCGGTGAGACGCCCTTCGCGCTCCAGCTCCAGCAGTAGCGACTCCATGCCGTAACCAAACTCCGGCCGGGTGATCTCCTTGGCGTAGGTTGGGCTGACGGTGGTGACGTGGTCGGAGTAATACAGCCCGGCCTTGAGGTAAGAAATCTGGCCGAAGAACTCCAAGCCGTGCATCTGGAAGAATTCTTGCGGGATTTGCAGCTGCTGCAAATGGTGGCTTTCGAACAGCCCCTGAAATGCCAGATTGTGCACCGTAAACACGGTTTTCACCGGCAGATTACGTGCGCGCACGTAGGCGGACGTCAGCCCGGCGTGCCAGTCATGGGATTGCAGAATATCCGGCTGCCAAGACGGATCGAACCCGGCACCCAGCTCCGCCGCCATCCAGCCCAGCAGGGCAAAGCGCAGATGGTTATCCGGGTAAGCATATAAAGATTGATCGTGATACGGACTGCCGGGACGGTCATACAAAATGGGCACGTCAATTATATAAATTCCCACGCCCTGATAGACGCCGTAGCGCAGCGTCACCTGCCCCGCAAAAGTATCAAGTTGCCCCACGACCTGCGTCTCGCCCAGCCCGCGTTTGATATCAGGGAACGCCGGAATCAAGACGCGAACGTCAGTCCCCCCTTCAATTTGT
This window contains:
- the glgP gene encoding glycogen phosphorylase, which produces MTSPFNYTSPTVSVEALKHSIAYKLMFIIGKDPSIATQHDWLNATLFAVRDRMVERWLRSNRAQTSQDVRQVYYLSMEFLIGRTLSNALLSMGIYDDIKQALDEMGFDLEELIGEENDPGLGNGGLGRLAACFLDSLATLALPGRGYGIRYEYGMFAQNIINGQQMESPDYWLEYGNPWEFQRHSTRYKVRFGGRLQHEGSKTRWLETEEVIALAYDQVIPGFDTDATNTLRLWGAQASNEINLGKFNQGDYFAAVEDKNHSENVSRVLYPDDSTYSGRELRLRQEYFLVSATVQDILNRHYVTHHTYENLADKIAIHLNDTHPVLSIPELMRLLIDEHKFTWEQAWGTVTQVFSYTNHTLMSEALETWPVDMIGKILPRHLEIIFQINDHFLKEVAVKVPDDSGILSRVSIIDEGNGRRVRMAWLAVIASHKVNGVSALHSELMVQSLFVDFAHIYPDRFCNKTNGVTPRRWLGLANKPLSKVLDDAIGHNWRTDLSQLEELKQNIDYPSFLEALRKAKLENKKRLALYIAQKLDVVVDPKSLFDVQIKRIHEYKRQLMNVLHVITRYNRIIEDPDAGWVPRTVIFAGKAASAYYAAKQIIRLINDVAAVINEDPRVRDKLKVVFIPNYSVSLAQIIIPAADLSEQISLAGTEASGTSNMKFALNGALTIGTLDGANVEMLEHVGEENIFIFGNTTPQVEQLRRDGYNPHSYYEQDAELHQVLTQIATGVFSPNEPKRYSNLFDTLVNLGDHYQVLADYRSYVDTQDKVDELYKQPEEWTRRTLLNIANMGYFSSDRTIQEYADEIWNIKPIKL
- a CDS encoding NYN domain-containing protein, translating into MKKTAVMIDGGYFIRRIDYFLRKHFSGMTIDAAQLVKIIWRIVRFHLDSPHGRHAELEPLALYRIYYYDCPPLDKQIKFPLPLEGHKTPSTKNFKAHAPNVLRNELHEELRLNRKTALRMGVLSTTGQWQVKERRLKQLINNEVSWNELTNDDFYYEYKQKAVDIKLGMDITILAHEKLVDVIILLAGDADFVPAAKHARIKGVDFILDPMHQKVSASLSEHVDGVQSSNIVVAIADICKIQPTHKPEWWEAHVDRRREKRSQRAS
- the glpD gene encoding glycerol-3-phosphate dehydrogenase — encoded protein: METKDLIVIGGGINGTGIATDAAGRGLSVLLLEAQDLACATSSASSKLIHGGLRYLEHYEFRLVSEALAEREVLLRLAPHIAFPMRFRLPHQPHLRPAWMIRIGLFMYDHLGKRTSLPSSKGLKFGADSVLKPELTKGFEYSDCWVDDARLVVLNAQEVEERGGEVRTRTRVTRAWREDGMWMVEAEEVDTGKTFTWRAKGLVNATGPWVKHFFDDGLKLKSPYGIRLIKGSHIVVPRAHNQPQAYILQNEDHRIVFVIPWLDEFSIIGTTDVEYHGDPKDVQIDEKETSYLLKVYNDHFKKQLTTEDIVWSYSGVRPLCDDESDSPQAVTRDYTLDVHDQNGKAPLLSVFGGKLTTYRKLAEHAMEKLGKYYPKAGPAWTKNAVLPGGKLGGDRETYAANLRNRFKWLPESLARRYTHTYGSQTELFIADATSLESLGEDFGHGLYEAELRYLVEKEWVCELDDAIWRRTKLGMWLDKAQQARVAEWLAANKQQKKDISLAS
- a CDS encoding DeoR/GlpR family transcriptional regulator, with the protein product MKQTQRHDAIIELVRQQGYVSTEELVEHFAVSPQTIRRDLNDLAEQNKIHRHHGGAALPSSSVNAAYHDRKIMWSEEKARIAQRVAAQIPDGATLFIDIGTTPEAVAHALLNHKNLRVVTNNLNVATLLTAKEDFRLILAGGEVRTRDGGIMGEATLDFISQFRLDYGILGISGIDMDGSLLEFDYHEVRTKRAIIENSRCVMLVTDHSKFGRNAMVNLGNMSLIDYMFTDQKPPESVMKLIEKYDVQLELC
- the glgA gene encoding glycogen synthase GlgA, which gives rise to MQVLHVCSELFPLLKTGGLADVAGALPAAQIEGGTDVRVLIPAFPDIKRGLGETQVVGQLDTFAGQVTLRYGVYQGVGIYIIDVPILYDRPGSPYHDQSLYAYPDNHLRFALLGWMAAELGAGFDPSWQPDILQSHDWHAGLTSAYVRARNLPVKTVFTVHNLAFQGLFESHHLQQLQIPQEFFQMHGLEFFGQISYLKAGLYYSDHVTTVSPTYAKEITRPEFGYGMESLLLELEREGRLTGILNGVDDAIWQPRNDVLLSARYDADDLRSKAINKAYLQRAMGLDVDDSRLVFAVVSRLTSQKGLDLVLEALPDLLERGGQLALLGAGDAVLQQAFLAAAADNPGQVGVQLGYHEAFSHRIIGGADVIMVPSRFEPCGLTQLYGLKYGTLPLVRRTGGLADTVVDCALENLADGTASGFVFEEANGKSLGNAIRRAFVLWSRPKHWRHVQHHAMGIDFGWQVAAQAYLSLYQRLLS